In Chitinophagaceae bacterium, one DNA window encodes the following:
- a CDS encoding pantetheine-phosphate adenylyltransferase, whose translation MKIAVFPGSFDPITIGHVDLIERGLNIFDQIIVAIGNNTNKKYLFDIEKRKRFIEKIFEGRQGIQIKHYDTLTVDFCKSVNARYILRGLRSGIDFEYEKTIAMLNKNLNPDIETVCLVSRPELSHISSTVVREIIMHNGKINRFVHTKIADDLQNPIF comes from the coding sequence ATGAAAATAGCTGTATTCCCCGGGTCTTTTGATCCAATAACTATAGGTCATGTTGATTTAATTGAGCGTGGTTTAAATATTTTTGACCAGATAATAGTAGCAATTGGCAACAACACAAACAAAAAATACCTTTTTGATATAGAAAAACGTAAGCGATTTATTGAAAAAATTTTTGAAGGTAGACAAGGAATCCAAATTAAACATTATGACACCTTAACGGTGGACTTTTGCAAAAGTGTAAATGCAAGATATATACTCAGGGGATTACGGTCAGGTATAGATTTTGAGTATGAAAAAACCATTGCCATGCTTAACAAAAATCTGAATCCTGACATAGAAACTGTTTGTTTGGTAAGCCGTCCGGAGCTTTCACATATAAGCTCTACGGTAGTCAGAGAAATTATCATGCACAATGGAAAAATTAATCGCTTCGTGCACACTAAAATTGCGGACGATTTACAAAATCCAATATTTTAA
- a CDS encoding methyltransferase domain-containing protein, giving the protein MRIISGKFKGRRFRAPSNIPTRPTTDTAKEGLFNILNNYYNFDRVSFLDLFMGTGAISYEFASRGCTDITSVDLFPACVKFAKKMTDDLQIEGMQVIQADVLQFIKFSQRQYDIIFAGPPYPMEEIPLLPDMVLENNMLTDVGWFILEHSPDHDFTDHPNLEQIRMYGKTTFSIFTKTKISED; this is encoded by the coding sequence ATGAGAATAATCAGCGGAAAATTTAAAGGCAGACGTTTCAGAGCACCCTCAAATATCCCCACCCGACCTACTACAGATACGGCCAAAGAAGGGCTTTTCAATATACTGAACAATTACTATAATTTTGATAGAGTCAGCTTTTTAGACTTATTTATGGGCACCGGTGCAATCAGTTATGAATTTGCATCCAGAGGCTGTACGGATATAACCTCAGTGGATTTATTTCCGGCTTGTGTAAAATTTGCCAAAAAAATGACAGATGATTTACAAATTGAAGGCATGCAGGTCATTCAGGCTGATGTATTGCAGTTTATTAAATTCAGCCAACGCCAATATGATATCATTTTTGCCGGACCTCCCTACCCTATGGAAGAAATTCCACTACTACCCGATATGGTTTTAGAAAATAACATGCTCACAGATGTGGGTTGGTTCATTTTAGAGCATTCTCCGGACCATGACTTTACCGACCACCCAAATCTGGAGCAAATAAGAATGTATGGAAAAACTACTTTCAGTATATTTACAAAAACTAAAATTTCTGAAGACTAA
- a CDS encoding DUF3822 family protein, translating into MEQKTSFDSETIRIDSDHNKLTILNIAEDKIRLRYYQDEKAHFYTADFEAQSDASSGLEKTLSDLPVDLMEVSKLKIGMLYPFFSLIPEVFFQKDDVRTLAGANLHIPAGSLVMEDKLKFTDARLLYVLRFDKYRLLHQLNKNTDIEHLAVSLLNLFYEQSRGKQKATFLYKLNKHLLVAVFIDQKMVFANIFSVMNADDMLYYTLLVLESTGLDQENDPVYLSGEIKEGGVLYNHLHKYIRKLHFSELETKDFKKIDSIDVDIYSHYL; encoded by the coding sequence ATGGAACAAAAGACTTCTTTTGATTCCGAAACCATTCGGATAGATTCTGACCATAATAAACTTACAATATTAAATATTGCTGAAGATAAAATCAGATTAAGGTACTATCAGGATGAAAAAGCCCATTTTTATACCGCTGATTTTGAAGCTCAATCAGATGCTTCCAGTGGTTTAGAAAAAACACTTTCCGATTTACCGGTTGACTTAATGGAAGTATCGAAATTAAAAATAGGGATGCTTTATCCTTTTTTTTCATTGATTCCGGAAGTTTTTTTTCAAAAAGATGATGTAAGAACTTTGGCCGGAGCTAATCTTCATATACCTGCGGGCTCTTTGGTGATGGAAGATAAGTTGAAGTTTACCGATGCCCGATTGCTTTATGTGCTTCGATTTGATAAATATCGCTTACTGCACCAACTAAACAAAAACACAGACATTGAACACCTGGCTGTTTCTCTTTTAAATTTATTTTATGAGCAGAGCCGGGGAAAACAAAAAGCAACTTTTCTATATAAATTGAACAAACACCTTTTGGTCGCTGTTTTTATTGATCAAAAAATGGTATTTGCCAATATCTTTAGTGTAATGAATGCCGATGATATGCTTTATTATACATTATTGGTTTTGGAGTCTACCGGATTAGATCAGGAAAACGACCCGGTTTATCTTTCCGGTGAGATTAAAGAGGGAGGAGTTTTATACAATCATTTACACAAGTATATTCGCAAACTGCATTTCAGCGAATTGGAAACAAAAGATTTTAAAAAAATAGATAGTATAGATGTCGATATATACAGTCACTACTTATGA
- a CDS encoding PaaI family thioesterase has protein sequence MQEIHSKNPDFKEYVRSKIDLNKFMHYIDFKITDIEVGRIKGYLDFKEIHHQQNGILHGGVTSSLCDMAGGFAAYSVVAPDEMVFTVEIKVTYFHPGQSERFYVTGEVVKAGKQFCFCESVVRNTEQKIIAKSTMTMAVRKK, from the coding sequence ATGCAAGAGATACATTCTAAAAATCCTGACTTTAAAGAATACGTCAGGTCAAAGATAGATTTGAATAAGTTTATGCACTACATAGACTTTAAAATTACGGACATAGAAGTTGGAAGAATAAAGGGATATTTAGATTTTAAAGAGATACATCATCAGCAAAATGGTATATTGCATGGCGGAGTAACTTCTTCTCTTTGTGATATGGCAGGAGGTTTTGCTGCTTACAGTGTAGTAGCACCGGATGAGATGGTTTTTACAGTAGAGATAAAGGTAACGTACTTTCATCCCGGTCAAAGTGAAAGGTTTTATGTTACAGGGGAAGTAGTTAAAGCCGGTAAACAGTTTTGTTTTTGTGAAAGTGTTGTACGAAATACTGAGCAAAAAATAATAGCCAAATCAACGATGACAATGGCTGTTAGGAAAAAATAA
- a CDS encoding MATE family efflux transporter, translated as MRPTFSNIWKLSYPIVIGSFAQSIIAVSDTAFLGRVGQTELAAIGFVSLIYMILFMIGFSYTKGTQIFAARRIGEKRFDEVGKILDNSIYAVFCIAALLFLGIILGGQATLTFLIQEGSVLQSSWEYVKMRSWGVFFGFIGSVFLSFYMGIGRTHIIVLFIMAMAAINIVFNYLFIFGNYGFPEMGIAGAALASNLAEILVSLFFVLHLIFSGLRKQFSAFSFVLPDKVLIKSISSLSTPIVLQSLVGLGGWLVFFTMIENMGELELAASSVLKSIYVVFGIPAWAFSSAASTIISNLMGQQRQDQVLPALGKIILFSLLLTSIMIGILLIFTDPIFYFYTPETEVVELAKSLTWTISLALLIYAVSTVLFHGIVSTGSTKQSLYIEIITIVVYTAYIYIVIEVLQLSLQVAWTSEWIYWISLAFFGIIYLKKGDWRNKVI; from the coding sequence ATGCGGCCTACTTTCTCTAACATCTGGAAACTATCTTACCCTATTGTTATAGGTAGTTTTGCACAGAGTATAATTGCCGTTTCTGATACGGCATTTCTGGGTAGAGTCGGCCAAACTGAATTAGCAGCCATAGGTTTTGTAAGTCTTATTTACATGATTTTATTCATGATAGGCTTTTCATATACCAAAGGCACTCAAATATTTGCAGCCAGAAGAATAGGCGAAAAAAGATTTGATGAGGTAGGGAAAATACTTGATAATAGTATTTATGCAGTTTTTTGCATTGCTGCATTACTGTTTTTAGGGATTATATTAGGAGGACAAGCTACTTTGACATTTTTGATACAGGAAGGCTCTGTATTACAATCCAGTTGGGAGTATGTAAAAATGCGTTCCTGGGGTGTCTTTTTTGGTTTTATTGGAAGTGTTTTCCTCTCTTTTTATATGGGAATTGGCAGAACGCATATAATCGTATTGTTTATCATGGCCATGGCTGCCATAAATATAGTCTTTAATTATCTGTTTATATTCGGAAATTACGGTTTCCCGGAAATGGGAATTGCCGGAGCTGCATTAGCCTCTAATTTAGCTGAAATTCTGGTTAGCTTATTTTTTGTGCTTCATTTAATTTTTTCAGGTCTTAGAAAGCAATTTTCAGCATTTAGCTTTGTGTTACCGGATAAAGTGCTCATAAAATCAATTTCATCCTTATCGACTCCGATTGTACTTCAAAGCCTGGTGGGCTTGGGAGGCTGGCTGGTATTTTTTACTATGATAGAAAATATGGGTGAATTGGAATTGGCTGCCAGTAGCGTTTTAAAAAGTATATATGTCGTTTTTGGTATTCCGGCCTGGGCTTTTTCGTCGGCGGCCAGTACTATTATTTCAAATTTGATGGGGCAGCAAAGGCAGGATCAGGTATTGCCGGCTCTGGGGAAAATAATTTTATTCAGTCTTTTGCTGACATCTATAATGATTGGAATTTTGCTAATTTTCACCGATCCGATTTTTTATTTTTATACACCGGAAACAGAAGTAGTTGAATTGGCGAAATCGTTGACCTGGACTATATCTCTGGCTCTTTTGATATATGCTGTCTCTACGGTTCTGTTTCATGGAATTGTGAGTACCGGTTCCACAAAGCAATCTTTATACATTGAAATCATCACTATAGTTGTTTACACTGCCTATATTTATATTGT